TCCACGGGAAGCTGGACATCGCGAGCGTGTCCCAGGAGCACGGGGCGACGGGGCCGGTCGTCCACACGATCTCAACGTACGGGCCGTGGCGCAGCCGGGCGATCGCCCTGCGCCGCAGCTCGTTCTTCCTGATCGACTTCGACACCTCCGGCGACGCCCACGCAGAGCGGATCGCGCTCGTCTACCGGGATCACGGCGTCCTGCGGGTCGCCGTCGTCACACGCAAGGGCCACCTGCTCGGCTTCGGCTCGGCCACACGGCCGAACGCACGGTCGATCCGGGTCTCGGTCCCGCGCACGCTGCTCGGGAAGCCGAACGGCTACCACTGGCGCCTGTTCTCCGTGTACTTCGGGGCCGGCTGCGCAGCGGGGTGCGTCGACCGGGCCCCGAACAGCGGCCAGGCGCTGCACGACCTCGCCGCGCCGACCATCACGTTCCCGAAGCAGGGCCTGCCGGCCTCGACGACGACGGCCGTCCAGTTCGGGGTCATCGACACGGGTCACTCCGGCCTGGCCACCTGGACGCTGCAGGGCCGCAACGTCGGCGACACGACCTGGACCGACATCGCCAGCGGCGTCGGCAGCGGCAACCAGTCGGTGACGGTGAACCGGGCGGAGGGTGACCGGCGCGAGTTCCAGGTCGTCGCCACCGACCGCGCGGGGAACTCGGCCACCAGCCGGGTCCGGCGGATCAACTTCCCGTTCGACGACGCCAACGCCGGCATGACCTACACCGGTACGTGGGCGACGACGGGCGCCGACTCGCTGGACTACCTGGGCACGCTCCACACGTCGAGCGACACCGCCACGCCGGCGACCGTGGCGTTCACGTTCCAGGGCTCGTCGGTGGCGGTCATCGCCCGCGGGTCGTGCGGCAACGCCACCGTCGCGATCGACGGCGGCACGGCCCAGCCGGCCGCCCAGCTGTGCGCCAACGAGCACCGCGCGATCGTGTTCTCGGCGCCGGCCGACGCGACCGCGGCGCACGTCCTCACGCTGACGGTCACGGGCGGGACGTTCAGCCTCGACGGCATCGTCGTCCGCTAGCGATCAACCCACCGGAGGGCGGCGCCCGCCGCGGAAGGATGGGCGCCGCCCCCGCTACAGTCCTGGACGTGAAAGGGCGTGATGGCGGGACACGACCGCCGTCCGCGGCACTCCCGGGCGATCTCTCCGAGACGGCACAGGCCGTCGCGATCGCGCGGGCGAGCGACGCGGTCATGGTCGAGGTGAGCGAGGGGTTCTGCGCCCTCGTCGGGCGCCCGCGTGCCGAGATCCTCGGCAAGACGGCCGACCAGCTCGGGATCAGCGACCGGGCCCGGGTCGACTGGCTGATCGACCGCTTCCCCGAGCGCGGCCGCAGCCACCGCCAGCGGCGGGTGTTCGAGACGCCGGAGGGGCCGCGGCTGGCCGAGCTCGACATCCACGGCATCGAGCTCGCCGGCGAGCGGATGATCGTCTCGGTGATCACCCCCGTCCCGGCCGATGAGCCGCACGGCGACGTCGAGGTGCTGGCGGCGGTGCTCGACGCGGCGCCGCTGGGGATGGTGCTCTTCGGCCCCGACCTGCGGATCGTGCGCGTGAACCGCGCGGTGGAGCGAATCGGGACGATCCGGCCGGAGCACCTGGGCAAGCGTCTGCTGGATGCGTTCCCACAGGTGAGCCCGGAGATCGTCGCAGCTGTCAAGGAGGTCTTCGCCGGCGGCGACCCGGTGGTGGGGCTCGAGTCGACCGGCGTCGACGGCCGCGCCTACCTCCTGACGATGTTCCCCGTGCGCAACGCGGTCGACCAGGTCGAGCAGGTCGGGTGTCTGTTCCTGGACGTGTCCGACCGCGTCTCGGCCGAGCGGGCGCTTGCCGTCAGCGATCAGCGCCGCCGCGAGATCCTCGCCACCATGCTCCAGGCCGAGGAGGTCGAGCGCAGCCGCATCGCCACCGAGCTGCACGACGACACCGTCCAGGTGATGGCCGCGTCGCTGATGGCGCTCGACCGCGCCGCCCTGGTGGCCACGAAGGCGGGCGTCGAGCGGCTGGCGTCGGCGCTCGGGATCGCCCGGGGGACGCTCGAGGAGGCGACCGAGCGGACGCGGCGGCTGATGTTCGAGCTCCGCCCCGCCGTCCTGCACGACCACGGGATCGTCGCCGCCATGCGGCTGCTGGCCGGGCAGATCGCCCAGGAGGTGGGGGCGACGAGCGAGGTCACGGGCCCCGGCGGCCGCTACGACCTCGCGGTGGAGGAGGTCGTCTACCGGTCCGCCCAGGAGGCGCTCGCGAATGTGCGCAAGCACGCCCGCGCGAGCACGATCGTGGTGCGCATCGTCGAGCACGACGGCGTGCTCGAGAGCGAGGTGGCCGACGACGGCTGCGGGTTCGACCTCGACGAGGTGCGCGCGCGGCCCGGCGCCGCCCTGCACATGGGGCTCGACGGCATGGTCGAGCGGGTGCGCGCCGCCGGCGGCGAGGTCACGATCGACACCGAGCCGGGCGCCGGGACGCGGGTGCGCTTCGCCGTTCCGACCGAGCTTTCGTCTCCGCGAGCGTAGTCCGCCCCGAAAGGGTGGGAGCGGCTCCCCCGGAAGCGGGGGGTGCGTGTACTGCGTAATGCGGGCACGTTTCGGGGAAACCCGCCGATTACCAGAACATGAGCGCCGAAGGCACCCCACCACCGATCCTCGCCTACGAGACCCAGGCCCGCTACGGGCCGGGCGAAGCGTGGATCACCCTCGACGTGAGCGCCTCGCACGCGCTCGCCGTCGACGAGGCGTTCTTCCGCCGTGACCCGTGGGGGCGCAAGCCGACCGAGGTGCGGGTGCGGTCGATCGTCCAGCAGCCGAAGCCCGAGTAGGCCTCCGTCACGGCCGCGCGCGCGGCGGTCGCCTACGCTTGGGGCGTGCGGCGGCGTGTCGACCTGGTGCTCCTGGGGACGGCGCTCGCGGCCTCGTTGGCGACGGGCGTGCTCGGCCTGTGGGTGAGCGAGCGCCACGCGGGGCTGGTGGTGTGGGCGCACGGCGCCGCCGGCATGGCCGTGATCGCGCTCGTCTGGTCGAAGCTCGGCGTCATCCGGCGCGGCCTGCGGCGGCGATGGCCGGAGGTGGGCGGGTCGCTCGCAGGCGCGGTGTTCGCGGTCGGGCTGCTGGGCTTCGGCCTCGCCCACTCGGCAGGCGTCGGCGACGTCGGGCCGGTGACGGCGCTCGGCTGGCACATCGCATTCGCCCTCGCCCTCGTGCCGCTGGTCGTCGTCCATCTGGCGACGCGGCCGGTGTTGCTGCGGCGCGGCGACCTGACCCGGGCGGCGTTCCTGCGGCTCGCCGCCTTCACCGCCGCCGGCGTGGCGGCCAAGCTCACCTTCGACCGCACGCTCGGCGCGCGCCGGGCGGCCACCGGCTCGCTCGCGCAGCCGCGGCCGTCGCCGACCGTCTGGATCGACGACTCGACGCCGCAGATCGACGTGGCCGCCTGGCGCGTGGATGTCGGTGGACACCGGCTGGGGCTTGCCGACCTCGCCCGCCTGCCCCAGCACGAGTGGACGTGCACGCTCGACTGCACGAGCGGCTGGTACGCGCGCAACCGCTGGCGCGGCGTGCTCGTCTCGGACCTGCCGCTCGCGCTCCCGGCCGGGACGGGCAGCCTGGAGGTGCGCTCGGCGACCGGCTATAAGCGCCGGTTCGACCCCCGAAGCGTGCCCGGCCTGATGCTCGCGACCCACCTCGATGGCGCGCCGATCGCACCCGGGAACGGCGCGCCGGTGCGCCTGGTCGCCGCCGGCCGGCGCGGCTTCTGGTGGGTGAAGTGGGTCACGTCGGTGCGCCCGAGCTCGCGGCCGGCGTGGTGGCAGTCCCCGTTCCCGCTCTAGCCGGGACTACCATTCGGGCATGCCTCCCGATGAGCTCGAGGTGGCCGCCAATCGCGCCTTCGACGAGGCGCTCGATCGGATGGGCGCCGACGTCTGCGTCTTCTCGGTCGACCTGGCGATCGACGAGATCGCGGCGGATCTCGGCGTCAAGCCGGGGGACGATGCGCGGGTGCGCGTGCTCCTGCGCGAGCGGTTCGGCCTCGCGGTTCATCCCGCCGACCGCGCGGCCAGCAGCTAGCCTTGCGCGGATGAGCACCGAACCACGGCCCGACATCGACACCTGGGCGGAGGCGCACGGCTTCGCGCCGTCGAGCGACCAGATCGGCGGGACGACGCAGCTGCTAGACCTGGGCATGCTCGACACGACCGATGCCGCCTACCGCGGCGAGGTCGACGGCCACGAGGCCGTCCTGGCCGAGTTCTCGGTCGGATCGCCGGACTGGTCGGAGGCGTTCGGCGGCTGGGGCGTCGACTCGACCGGCTTCACGGTCTTCCTCATGTTCGTCGACGCCTCCCGCTGGGGGCGGCTCACGGTGCATCCGAGCCGCGTCTCCGATCACGAATGGGCCCGGCGGCTGCTGCACGCCGAGCGCCGCGTGCACACGGCCTCGTCGCAGATGGACGAGCGCTACCGCATCGTGGCGTCGCGGCACATCCCCGACGACCAGCTCGCCGCGGCGTTCACGCCGGAGCTGACGGCATGGTGGGTCGCCCAGGAGCCAGAGGTGCTCCTCGACATCGAGGATCACGGCGAGGAGGGCGGCTTCCTCACCGTCGCCCGGATGGGGATGGGCATCGGCGACGAGGCGCTGACGACGCTCCTCGGCCAGACGGCGCGGCTGCGGGCCGCGTTCTTCCCGGCCTGAGCCGGGGTCAGACCCCACGCAAGATGCGTCACAGCTTTGTCACGCCCGCCGTTCGGGGTCTGACCCCGATTCCAGGGCGGTCTCGAGCGGGGTGAGGTCGGCCAGCGGGGGCTCGCCCGCACGGCGGCGGGGCGCATGGGCGCGGACGAGGTCGTACGCGCGGCGGGTGCCCTGGCCGAGCTCGCCGGCGCGATCGCGCAGGTCGACCGCCTGGGCGGCCAGGTAGAGCTCGACGGCGGCGACGTAGCGGCCGAGCCGCGTCATCTCCTCCATCCGCCGGGCGGCCACCGGCGTCGGGATGACGCGGTCCTCGATGCCCTCGGCCGTCGAGGAGGTGGAGAGCTCGAGCGTGGCCGGCAGCGCCAGCAGCCGGGCCTCGGCCGCGGCGGCGTTCGCGCCGTAGACCACGATGGCGAGCCCGTCCTGGCTGGTCGCGTCGTCGTCGCGCAGGCCGGTGGGGAGGCCGCTGAACGCGGAGTGGACGAGCTTGTTGGCGCGCTCGCACGAGGCGGTGACGACGTGGGCGAGCGCCAGCCGCACGTAGTCGAGCGTGACGCCGTAGGGCACCGAATCGAAGTTGCCCGTCGAGAGCGCGCGGCCGTCCGGCGTGATGCACGGGTTGTCGTGCGACGAGGTGAGCTCGGCCTCGACCACGCCGCGGGAGTGGGCGAGGGCGGTTCGGGCGGCGGCGTGCGTCTGGGGCACGATCCGCATCGTGAGCGGATCCTGGAGGTGGCGGTGGAGAGTGCCCGAGAGCAGGCTGCCGCCGGCGAGCAGCGCCTGCAGCCGCGCCAGCTCCTCGGGGATGCCCGGCACCGGGCGGGCCTCACCGACTGCCGGATCGAGCGCCTGCACGTTGCCGAGCATGCCCTCGAACGTGAGCGCGGCGGCCTCGTCGAAGCGGTCGAGCAGCGTGCCGACGCCGACCAGCGCGAGCGCCGACCAGCCCAGCGAGAAGCCGTTCGAGTTCACGAAGGCGAGCGCCTCCTTGGCCGTCGGCTCCCACTCGGAGAGGCCGAGCCGGCGCAGCTCCTCGGCCCAGGCGCCGTCGCCCGTCAGCGCCGCTGCCAGGTCGGCCAGCGGCCCCAGGTCGGACTGGCCCAGCGACCCGGTCGTGCGCACGCGCGGCACCAGACCGGCATTCAGGGCGTCGACGAGGTGATCGGCGAGCTCGGCGCGCACGCCGGAGCGGCCGCGCGCGAACCCCGCCACCTGCGCCAGCATCACCGCCCGCACCACCGGCTCGGCGACGTCGGGGCCGGTACCCGTGCGGTGCGAGAGCAGCATCAGCCGGTTGAATGCGAGCTGCTCGTCGCCGCCGACCGACACGCGCTTGAGCGCGCCCACGCCGGTGGTGAGCCCGTACACCCGCTCGCCCCGGGCCAGTAGCCCGTCGGTGGCGTCGCGCGCCGCCGTGATCCGGGCGCGGGCGGCGTCCGCCAGCCGCACAGGCCGGCGCCGCAGCGCGACGTCGGCGACATCCTCGAGCGCGAGGCTCGCATCGAGCAGGAGCGGCTGGGTCACGACGTCCGCAGGAACGGCTCGCCGAGCTCCGCCTCGCGCACCTCGATGCCGAGGCCGGGCGCGGACGGCGCCGCCATCCGCCCGCCGGCGTGGGCGGGCAGGCCGTCGCCGTTTGCGACGGTGACCCAGTCGGTGAAGTCGACGGTGTGCAGCCGGTGCGGCTCGGGGGTGGAGAGCGAGAGGTGGAGCATGGCGGCGGTGTCGATCGTAGCCCCGCCCGTGTCCTCGACGGTGACGGTCATGCCGAGCTCGACCGCGACGTCCCGCAGCGTGGCCGCGCGGGTGACCCCGCCGACGCGGGCGATCTTGATCGTGACACCGTCGGCGATGCCCTCGCGCCCGGCCCGCACGAGCGCGGGCAGCGTGTCGATCGACTCGTCCAGGACGAGCGGGTGCGCGCAGTGCGGCCGCACCGCGGCGCACTCGTCGAGCGTCGCGCACGGCTGCTCCAGCGTGTAGGTGTGGCCGGAGGTGGCCAGCAGGAAGCGGCGGGCGTCGGCGGTTGTCCAGCCGCCGTTCGCGTCGGCGAAGAGGACGACCTCGGGGCCGACCGCGTCGCGGACGGACGCCAGCCGCAGCGCATCGGCCGGCGGGTCGCCGCCCACCTTCACCTGGATCCGGCGGTAGCCGTCGGCGGCGTAGCGGCCGGCCAGCGCGGCCGCCGCGTCCGGCGCCATCGGCGGGATCGAGCGGTACAGGGCGACGGCCTCGCCGAAGCGGCCGCCGAGCGCCTCGCACAGGGGCTGGCCGCGGAACCGGGCGGCCGCGTCCCAGCAGGCCATGTCCAGCGCCGACTTCACGTACGGCTGGCCGCGCATCGCCGAGTCCATCCGCCGCACCAGCCGCCGCGGCTGGCAGGGATCGGCTCCGAGCACGCTCGGCGCGAGGTCGGCGATCCCGGCCCGCGCGCCCGACGCGAACGCGTCGGCATAGAACGCACCCAGCGGCGCCATCTCACCCCAGCCGG
The sequence above is a segment of the Gaiellales bacterium genome. Coding sequences within it:
- a CDS encoding PAS domain-containing protein, which gives rise to MKGRDGGTRPPSAALPGDLSETAQAVAIARASDAVMVEVSEGFCALVGRPRAEILGKTADQLGISDRARVDWLIDRFPERGRSHRQRRVFETPEGPRLAELDIHGIELAGERMIVSVITPVPADEPHGDVEVLAAVLDAAPLGMVLFGPDLRIVRVNRAVERIGTIRPEHLGKRLLDAFPQVSPEIVAAVKEVFAGGDPVVGLESTGVDGRAYLLTMFPVRNAVDQVEQVGCLFLDVSDRVSAERALAVSDQRRREILATMLQAEEVERSRIATELHDDTVQVMAASLMALDRAALVATKAGVERLASALGIARGTLEEATERTRRLMFELRPAVLHDHGIVAAMRLLAGQIAQEVGATSEVTGPGGRYDLAVEEVVYRSAQEALANVRKHARASTIVVRIVEHDGVLESEVADDGCGFDLDEVRARPGAALHMGLDGMVERVRAAGGEVTIDTEPGAGTRVRFAVPTELSSPRA
- a CDS encoding molybdopterin-dependent oxidoreductase produces the protein MRRRVDLVLLGTALAASLATGVLGLWVSERHAGLVVWAHGAAGMAVIALVWSKLGVIRRGLRRRWPEVGGSLAGAVFAVGLLGFGLAHSAGVGDVGPVTALGWHIAFALALVPLVVVHLATRPVLLRRGDLTRAAFLRLAAFTAAGVAAKLTFDRTLGARRAATGSLAQPRPSPTVWIDDSTPQIDVAAWRVDVGGHRLGLADLARLPQHEWTCTLDCTSGWYARNRWRGVLVSDLPLALPAGTGSLEVRSATGYKRRFDPRSVPGLMLATHLDGAPIAPGNGAPVRLVAAGRRGFWWVKWVTSVRPSSRPAWWQSPFPL
- a CDS encoding aromatic amino acid ammonia-lyase; its protein translation is MTQPLLLDASLALEDVADVALRRRPVRLADAARARITAARDATDGLLARGERVYGLTTGVGALKRVSVGGDEQLAFNRLMLLSHRTGTGPDVAEPVVRAVMLAQVAGFARGRSGVRAELADHLVDALNAGLVPRVRTTGSLGQSDLGPLADLAAALTGDGAWAEELRRLGLSEWEPTAKEALAFVNSNGFSLGWSALALVGVGTLLDRFDEAAALTFEGMLGNVQALDPAVGEARPVPGIPEELARLQALLAGGSLLSGTLHRHLQDPLTMRIVPQTHAAARTALAHSRGVVEAELTSSHDNPCITPDGRALSTGNFDSVPYGVTLDYVRLALAHVVTASCERANKLVHSAFSGLPTGLRDDDATSQDGLAIVVYGANAAAAEARLLALPATLELSTSSTAEGIEDRVIPTPVAARRMEEMTRLGRYVAAVELYLAAQAVDLRDRAGELGQGTRRAYDLVRAHAPRRRAGEPPLADLTPLETALESGSDPERRA
- a CDS encoding mandelate racemase/muconate lactonizing enzyme family protein; this encodes MKITAVRAYRQQQPFADGTYSTAGGSAEGFDSLIVAVDTDEGVTGWGEMAPLGAFYADAFASGARAGIADLAPSVLGADPCQPRRLVRRMDSAMRGQPYVKSALDMACWDAAARFRGQPLCEALGGRFGEAVALYRSIPPMAPDAAAALAGRYAADGYRRIQVKVGGDPPADALRLASVRDAVGPEVVLFADANGGWTTADARRFLLATSGHTYTLEQPCATLDECAAVRPHCAHPLVLDESIDTLPALVRAGREGIADGVTIKIARVGGVTRAATLRDVAVELGMTVTVEDTGGATIDTAAMLHLSLSTPEPHRLHTVDFTDWVTVANGDGLPAHAGGRMAAPSAPGLGIEVREAELGEPFLRTS